In a genomic window of Comamonadaceae bacterium OTU4NAUVB1:
- a CDS encoding carbohydrate ABC transporter permease — translation MQGNLLLTSLRTLGAWAAALLLFFPLGWLFLTAFKTELQAIHVPPLFVFEPTLDNFSEVQRRSDYLLYARNSLITSLGSTLIGLLIAAPAAYSMAFFRTKRTRDILMWMLSTKMMPAVGALMPIYVLAQRTGLLDSLTALTVVFTLSNLPIMVWMLYTSYKDIPNEILEAARMDGASLWTEFRHVVLPLSVGGLASCGLLCLVLSWNESFWALNLSSAKAGTLATLIASYSSPEGLFWAKLSAASLMAIAPIVVFGWFSQKQLVQGLTFGAVK, via the coding sequence ATGCAAGGCAACCTCCTTCTCACCAGCCTGCGCACGCTGGGCGCCTGGGCCGCGGCGCTGCTGCTGTTCTTCCCGCTGGGCTGGCTGTTCCTCACGGCCTTCAAGACCGAACTGCAGGCGATCCACGTGCCGCCGCTGTTCGTCTTCGAGCCGACGCTGGACAACTTCAGCGAGGTCCAGCGGCGCAGCGACTACCTGCTGTATGCGCGCAACTCGCTCATCACCAGCCTGGGCTCCACCCTCATCGGTCTGCTGATCGCCGCGCCGGCGGCCTATTCGATGGCGTTCTTCCGCACGAAGCGCACGCGCGACATCCTGATGTGGATGCTCTCGACCAAGATGATGCCGGCCGTCGGCGCGCTCATGCCGATCTACGTGCTCGCCCAGCGCACCGGCCTGCTGGACTCGCTCACGGCGCTGACGGTGGTCTTCACGCTGTCGAACCTGCCCATCATGGTGTGGATGCTCTACACGAGCTACAAGGACATCCCCAACGAGATCCTGGAGGCCGCGCGCATGGACGGCGCGAGCCTGTGGACCGAGTTCCGCCACGTGGTGCTGCCGCTGTCGGTGGGCGGACTGGCGTCGTGCGGCCTGCTGTGCCTGGTGCTGAGCTGGAACGAGTCGTTCTGGGCGCTCAACCTGAGTTCGGCCAAGGCCGGCACGCTCGCCACGCTGATCGCCTCCTACTCGAGCCCCGAGGGCCTGTTCTGGGCCAAGCTGTCGGCGGCCTCGCTCATGGCCATCGCGCCCATCGTGGTGTTCGGCTGGTTCAGCCAGAAGCAGCTCGTCCAGGGCCTGACCTTCGGCGCCGTCAAGTAG